A single Chryseobacterium sp. DNA region contains:
- a CDS encoding response regulator transcription factor has product MIRIFAYDDNPERLHSLRILIELSENMEYIGEAPNCESVEEEMQQYQPDIVLMDINMPGVDGIEGLKIIKSRFPQIKVLVQTAFDDSEKIFRSISGGASGYILKSDNPRRILQAIEEVYEGGASMNPAIAKRVLEYFQPTAGQKLLTQKEQEVLKLLSGGLSYKMIADKLEISYSTVNTHIKHIYNKLHVSSLGEAVSWYFKNMKE; this is encoded by the coding sequence ATGATCAGAATATTTGCGTATGATGACAACCCGGAACGCTTACACAGCCTGCGGATTTTGATTGAACTTTCCGAGAATATGGAATACATCGGTGAGGCTCCCAATTGTGAGTCGGTGGAAGAAGAAATGCAGCAGTATCAGCCCGATATTGTACTAATGGATATCAATATGCCTGGGGTAGACGGTATTGAAGGTTTGAAAATAATTAAATCCAGATTTCCACAAATAAAAGTGCTGGTACAGACTGCTTTTGATGATAGTGAGAAGATTTTCAGATCTATTTCAGGCGGAGCAAGCGGATACATTCTGAAAAGTGACAATCCAAGAAGAATTCTTCAGGCGATCGAAGAAGTCTATGAAGGCGGAGCATCTATGAATCCGGCAATTGCCAAACGTGTGTTGGAATATTTTCAGCCTACAGCAGGACAAAAGCTTCTGACACAAAAAGAACAGGAGGTTCTTAAACTGCTATCCGGCGGACTGAGCTATAAGATGATCGCTGATAAATTAGAGATCAGTTATTCTACCGTAAATACCCATATTAAGCATATTTACAACAAACTTCATGTTTCTTCACTGGGAGAAGCCGTCTCATGGTATTTTAAAAATATGAAAGAGTAA
- a CDS encoding DUF3817 domain-containing protein gives MNFIEKFFTKYPQDKVIKWFKQICVAEAITCFLLYGVAMIWKRYDDEGLLPTIFIIIIGNIHGLFFTLYLLFCLPVRKIFKWDDEDFVFALLAAFFPFATIWVDKSLAKKDRE, from the coding sequence ATGAACTTCATCGAAAAATTTTTCACGAAATATCCCCAGGACAAAGTCATTAAATGGTTTAAGCAGATCTGTGTAGCGGAAGCAATCACCTGTTTTCTATTGTATGGGGTTGCAATGATCTGGAAAAGATATGATGATGAAGGTCTGCTTCCCACCATTTTTATCATCATCATTGGTAACATCCATGGTTTGTTTTTTACCCTGTATCTTTTATTCTGCCTCCCGGTAAGAAAAATTTTCAAATGGGATGATGAAGATTTTGTTTTCGCCTTATTGGCTGCATTTTTCCCTTTTGCTACGATCTGGGTCGATAAATCATTAGCCAAAAAAGACCGTGAATAA
- the nadD gene encoding nicotinate (nicotinamide) nucleotide adenylyltransferase: MKKIGLFFGSFNPIHIGHLILANYILENSDMDELWFVVSPQNPFKDKKSLLNDHNRLDMVQLAVKNYPNMRASNVEFSLPKPSYTIDTLTYLHEKYPDYSFSLIMGEDNLNSLHKWKNSDILIKNHHIIVYPRVFEGEKKDSKYPEHENISLIKAPVIELSATEIRSMLKEGKNVRPMLPPEVFEYLDGSSFYK; this comes from the coding sequence ATGAAAAAAATCGGTTTATTCTTCGGATCTTTCAATCCCATCCATATCGGGCATCTTATTCTGGCCAATTATATTTTGGAGAATTCTGATATGGATGAATTGTGGTTTGTGGTGAGTCCTCAAAATCCCTTTAAGGATAAGAAGTCTTTACTGAATGATCACAACCGGCTTGATATGGTACAGCTCGCAGTAAAGAATTATCCGAATATGAGGGCTTCCAACGTTGAATTCTCTCTTCCGAAGCCCAGCTATACAATCGATACCCTGACTTATCTTCATGAAAAATACCCGGATTATTCATTCAGCCTTATTATGGGAGAAGACAACCTCAACAGTCTTCATAAATGGAAAAATTCTGATATCCTGATTAAAAACCATCATATCATTGTTTATCCAAGAGTATTTGAAGGTGAGAAAAAAGATTCAAAATATCCGGAGCATGAAAATATTTCTTTAATAAAAGCTCCAGTAATAGAGCTTTCCGCCACAGAAATCCGCAGTATGCTCAAAGAAGGCAAGAATGTAAGGCCTATGCTTCCCCCCGAAGTTTTTGAATATTTGGATGGAAGCAGTTTTTATAAGTAA
- the recJ gene encoding single-stranded-DNA-specific exonuclease RecJ: MSQTWIYKPEPDEEIVDGLSSSLGFGTFESKLLVLRGIDNYQKAREFFKPNLTDIHNPFLMADMQKAVERIATAIENGEKILVYGDYDVDGTTAVALMYLYLSKIVQKKYLDYYIPDRNSEGYGISTEGIDFAKENGFSLIIALDCGIKALDMINYAQDLGIDFIICDHHLPGEEIPNAVAVLDPKRSDCRYPFKELSGCGVGFKLCQGLNTIYKLPEAELFELTDLLAISIAADIVSMTGENRVLAKMGLKTLRKTRNLGLRLLIPEDKLSHFEISNIVFEIAPKINAAGRISHGKAAVELMVSDNLKHANQIVNDIMNLNDERRELDMNSTLSALNQIIESQQETKYTTIVYHPEWNKGVIGIVASRLIETYYKPTLVFTDGNNGEMVASARSVSDFDVHEALDMCSEYFLKFGGHHAAAGLSMEKDKFDAFKEKFERIVSEKIQEHQKEPSITIDCEINIDEINREFINFHRKLAPFGPHNMKPIFTLTDQKLSGYVKTMGKDNNHIKFYIKQESTGRNIECVGFKLGPFAEDFKNKNFDLAFTLEENHWKGNITHYLNIKDVKFRD; encoded by the coding sequence ATGAGTCAAACATGGATTTATAAGCCCGAACCTGATGAGGAAATTGTGGATGGATTAAGTTCGTCACTTGGTTTTGGAACTTTCGAATCTAAACTCCTCGTTCTTAGAGGCATTGACAATTATCAAAAGGCCAGGGAGTTTTTCAAACCAAACCTTACAGACATCCACAATCCCTTTCTGATGGCGGATATGCAGAAAGCAGTAGAACGTATTGCGACTGCCATAGAAAACGGAGAAAAGATACTGGTGTACGGAGATTATGATGTAGACGGGACCACTGCCGTTGCCTTGATGTATCTGTACCTCAGCAAAATCGTTCAGAAAAAATATTTAGATTATTATATCCCCGACAGAAATTCTGAAGGGTACGGAATTTCCACGGAAGGAATTGATTTCGCAAAAGAAAACGGTTTTTCATTAATCATCGCCTTAGACTGCGGAATCAAAGCTTTGGACATGATTAATTATGCCCAGGATTTAGGGATTGATTTTATCATTTGCGATCACCATTTACCCGGCGAAGAAATTCCGAATGCGGTAGCTGTCTTAGACCCGAAAAGAAGCGATTGCCGCTATCCGTTCAAGGAGCTTTCCGGATGTGGAGTCGGCTTTAAGCTCTGCCAGGGGTTAAATACCATTTATAAACTTCCGGAAGCAGAATTATTTGAACTCACGGATCTTCTGGCCATTTCCATTGCCGCGGACATCGTTTCCATGACGGGAGAAAACCGGGTTCTGGCTAAAATGGGATTAAAGACGCTCCGAAAAACAAGAAATCTTGGACTAAGGCTGCTGATTCCTGAGGATAAACTTTCTCATTTTGAAATTTCAAATATTGTTTTTGAAATTGCTCCGAAAATTAATGCTGCCGGCAGAATCTCACATGGTAAAGCAGCTGTGGAACTTATGGTTTCCGATAACCTGAAGCATGCGAACCAGATCGTTAATGATATTATGAATCTTAACGATGAAAGGCGTGAGCTGGATATGAACTCTACCCTTTCCGCTCTGAACCAAATTATAGAATCCCAGCAGGAAACAAAATATACCACCATTGTTTATCATCCTGAATGGAATAAAGGGGTGATCGGCATTGTGGCCTCCAGGCTTATTGAAACGTATTACAAACCGACTTTAGTATTTACGGACGGCAACAACGGAGAAATGGTAGCTTCTGCAAGATCGGTTTCTGATTTTGACGTGCACGAAGCTCTTGATATGTGTTCTGAATATTTCCTGAAATTCGGGGGGCATCACGCCGCTGCCGGACTTTCCATGGAAAAAGATAAGTTTGATGCCTTTAAAGAAAAATTTGAAAGAATCGTTTCTGAAAAAATCCAGGAGCATCAGAAAGAACCTTCTATCACGATTGACTGCGAAATCAATATCGATGAAATCAACAGGGAATTTATCAACTTCCATAGAAAACTAGCTCCTTTTGGGCCTCACAATATGAAGCCTATTTTTACATTGACTGACCAGAAGCTTTCCGGCTATGTTAAAACGATGGGCAAGGATAACAACCATATTAAGTTTTATATCAAGCAGGAATCTACAGGACGCAATATTGAGTGTGTGGGCTTCAAGCTCGGTCCGTTTGCTGAAGATTTTAAAAATAAAAATTTTGACCTTGCATTTACTTTGGAGGAAAACCACTGGAAAGGCAATATCACGCACTACCTCAACATAAAGGATGTGAAGTTTAGGGATTAG
- a CDS encoding T9SS type A sorting domain-containing protein, translated as MNKKLHLVFWSLVGLLFAGINVQAQCAPVNVPYLENFEASSALPDCTSSQAVNSGFWMSSSNVAGFSTRVLAGYSSTSANMNLWFYTKAVNLQAGKTYKLAFEYANHLGIQSFKVAYGTSAVDTSMTNLIQDYPNVTVGTKTPAGFTFTPAVSGVYYFGFNLYTAASGRWGYLYLDNISVTEDAALAVSENQLPGNGLKLYPNPTAGYLYVKSDRKIANVKILDASGKLVKSLEKADQKIDVSQLTSGTYMMVVESADGTSSAHNFIKK; from the coding sequence ATGAATAAAAAATTACATTTGGTTTTTTGGAGTTTAGTAGGTTTATTGTTTGCTGGGATAAATGTTCAGGCGCAATGTGCGCCTGTAAATGTTCCGTATCTGGAAAATTTCGAAGCGTCATCTGCTCTTCCGGATTGTACTTCTTCTCAGGCTGTGAATTCAGGATTCTGGATGTCTTCTTCAAATGTGGCAGGGTTTTCTACTCGTGTATTAGCAGGGTATTCAAGTACATCAGCAAATATGAATTTATGGTTTTATACAAAAGCAGTAAATCTGCAGGCAGGCAAAACTTATAAGCTTGCTTTTGAATATGCTAACCATCTTGGAATCCAGAGTTTTAAAGTGGCTTATGGAACTTCTGCAGTAGATACTTCAATGACCAATCTTATTCAGGATTATCCTAATGTGACAGTGGGGACAAAAACGCCTGCTGGTTTTACCTTTACACCTGCTGTGAGTGGTGTTTATTATTTTGGATTTAATCTTTATACGGCTGCAAGCGGCCGATGGGGATATTTATACCTGGATAATATATCTGTTACAGAAGATGCGGCACTTGCTGTTTCAGAGAATCAATTGCCAGGTAATGGGTTGAAATTGTATCCCAATCCGACAGCTGGCTACTTGTATGTAAAGTCTGACCGGAAAATCGCCAATGTAAAAATACTTGATGCTTCAGGTAAATTGGTTAAATCACTAGAGAAAGCAGATCAGAAGATAGATGTTTCGCAATTAACAAGCGGAACTTATATGATGGTGGTGGAAAGTGCTGACGGTACTTCATCAGCCCATAATTTCATTAAGAAATAA
- a CDS encoding T9SS type A sorting domain-containing protein — protein MNKKLHLVFLSLVSLLFAKMNAQTYQSLSVSSGYNSDLIANGSGAVSTSTTESVDAATGGYAFMSTDFVNGSGVAPLSGLPANGLINSVATSGLPFQLASYSGNNALRLANTNDAGSVSFSANPKASKLYMLATSGGGSCVAEVVVTFADNTTQTFSGTSVSDWYGGSSYAIQGIGRVNRANDDIENNSVDPRLYEIGLVIPYVSQTKDISSVSVKKTSGTGILCVFGFSYKIPSSCAEPVNLSASNVASNSATVSWDAVPGVSSYELYQSTSNVAPAAASTPTVTGITGATTNLTGLTPSTQYYVWVRSNCSGSTGDWSSASASFTTLCAPVNVPYLEDFNASASFPPCTSWQKVNQGTWYFFSNFGGFTSRTLSGAASGSATDLWFYTKALNLEAGKTYKLSFDYSTWLGAQSFKVAYGTSAVNTSMTNLIQDYPGVTKDNTPTSVNLTITPTVSGVYYIGFNQYTNGFSYLFIDNISVTEDVTLAVSENQLSDNGVKLYPNPTSDYLYLKTDRKIANVKIHDASGKLVKSQDKPDQKIDVSQLASGTYMMVVKGADGTSSTHNFIKK, from the coding sequence ATGAATAAAAAATTACATTTAGTTTTTTTGAGTTTAGTGAGCTTATTGTTTGCTAAGATGAATGCTCAGACTTATCAGTCGTTGAGTGTAAGCAGTGGTTACAATTCGGATCTTATTGCCAATGGATCGGGTGCTGTTTCAACAAGTACTACAGAAAGTGTGGATGCTGCGACAGGCGGATATGCATTTATGTCTACTGATTTTGTCAATGGTTCGGGTGTTGCTCCTCTGTCAGGATTGCCTGCTAATGGGTTGATCAATTCTGTGGCCACTTCCGGGTTGCCTTTTCAGCTGGCGTCTTATAGCGGGAATAATGCTTTGAGATTAGCGAATACGAATGATGCGGGAAGTGTAAGCTTTTCCGCAAATCCTAAAGCTTCCAAGCTTTATATGCTTGCTACATCGGGGGGGGGAAGTTGTGTAGCTGAGGTTGTTGTTACTTTTGCAGACAATACGACCCAGACTTTTTCAGGAACTTCGGTAAGTGACTGGTACGGAGGGTCTTCTTATGCGATACAGGGGATAGGAAGGGTGAACAGGGCTAATGATGATATAGAGAATAATTCAGTTGATCCAAGATTATATGAGATCGGCTTGGTTATTCCTTATGTTAGCCAGACGAAAGATATTTCCAGTGTTTCTGTAAAGAAAACTTCGGGTACGGGGATATTGTGTGTGTTTGGTTTTTCTTATAAGATTCCAAGCAGTTGTGCTGAGCCGGTTAATTTGTCTGCGTCAAATGTAGCGTCTAATTCTGCTACTGTTTCCTGGGATGCGGTTCCTGGCGTATCTTCATATGAGCTGTATCAGAGTACCTCAAATGTTGCTCCTGCTGCTGCTTCCACGCCAACAGTTACGGGGATCACTGGTGCGACAACAAATCTTACGGGGCTGACTCCTTCCACTCAATACTATGTATGGGTAAGATCAAATTGCAGCGGAAGTACCGGAGATTGGAGTTCTGCTTCTGCTTCTTTTACAACATTATGTGCGCCTGTAAATGTTCCGTATCTGGAAGATTTTAATGCTTCTGCTTCCTTTCCGCCGTGTACTTCGTGGCAAAAAGTGAATCAGGGTACCTGGTACTTTTTTTCAAACTTTGGTGGGTTTACATCCCGTACATTAAGCGGGGCTGCAAGTGGCAGTGCAACGGATTTATGGTTTTATACAAAAGCATTAAATCTGGAGGCTGGGAAAACTTATAAGCTTAGCTTTGATTATAGCACCTGGTTAGGGGCTCAGAGTTTTAAGGTGGCTTACGGGACTTCTGCGGTAAATACTTCAATGACCAATCTTATTCAGGATTATCCTGGCGTGACCAAAGACAATACGCCAACATCTGTCAATCTTACCATTACACCGACGGTAAGTGGCGTTTATTATATTGGGTTTAACCAGTATACAAATGGTTTTAGCTACTTGTTTATAGATAATATATCCGTTACGGAAGATGTGACTCTTGCTGTTTCAGAGAATCAATTGTCAGATAATGGGGTGAAATTGTATCCTAACCCTACAAGTGACTACTTATATCTGAAAACTGACCGGAAAATTGCCAATGTAAAAATACATGATGCTTCAGGGAAGTTGGTTAAATCACAAGATAAACCGGATCAGAAGATCGATGTTTCACAATTAGCAAGCGGAACTTATATGATGGTAGTGAAAGGTGCTGACGGTACTTCATCAACCCATAATTTCATTAAGAAATAA
- a CDS encoding T9SS type A sorting domain-containing protein, producing the protein MNKKLHLVFLSLVGLLFAKMNVQAQCVPVNVPYLEDFNASASFPPCTSWQKVNQGTWSFYTVLGGFTSRTLAGSANGSGTDLWFYTKALNLEAGKTYKLSFDYSTWLGAQSFKVAYGTSAVNTSMTNLIQNYPGVTKDNTPTSVNLTITPTVSGVYYIGFNQYTNGFSYLFFDNISVTEDVTLAVSENQLSGNGVKLYPNPASDYLYLKTDRKIANVKIHDASGKLVKSQDKPDRKIDVSQLASGTYMMVVKGADGTSSTHNFIKK; encoded by the coding sequence ATGAATAAAAAATTACATTTAGTTTTTTTGAGTTTAGTGGGCTTATTGTTTGCTAAGATGAACGTTCAGGCGCAATGTGTGCCTGTAAATGTTCCGTATCTGGAAGATTTTAATGCTTCTGCTTCCTTTCCGCCGTGTACTTCGTGGCAAAAAGTGAATCAGGGTACCTGGTCCTTTTATACAGTGTTGGGTGGGTTTACGTCCCGCACATTAGCCGGGTCTGCCAATGGCAGTGGAACGGATTTGTGGTTTTATACAAAAGCATTAAATCTGGAGGCTGGGAAAACTTATAAGCTTAGCTTTGATTATAGCACCTGGTTAGGGGCTCAGAGTTTTAAGGTAGCTTATGGGACTTCTGCGGTAAATACTTCAATGACCAATCTTATTCAGAATTATCCTGGCGTGACCAAAGACAATACGCCGACATCTGTCAATCTTACCATTACACCGACGGTAAGTGGCGTTTATTATATTGGATTTAACCAGTATACAAATGGTTTTAGCTACTTGTTTTTTGATAATATATCCGTTACAGAAGATGTAACTCTTGCTGTTTCAGAGAATCAATTGTCAGGTAATGGGGTGAAATTGTATCCTAACCCGGCAAGTGACTACCTATACCTGAAAACTGACCGGAAAATTGCCAATGTAAAAATACATGATGCTTCAGGGAAGCTGGTTAAATCACAAGATAAACCAGATCGGAAGATCGATGTTTCACAATTAGCAAGCGGAACTTATATGATGGTAGTGAAAGGTGCTGACGGTACTTCATCAACCCATAATTTCATTAAGAAATAA